A single Crateriforma conspicua DNA region contains:
- a CDS encoding DUF1501 domain-containing protein, producing the protein MLRRDFLYGLSASLGSAAFTAMLADANQDTTGQSHQRQPHFPDAKAKHCIFLYMEGGPSHIDTFDPKPTLNRLHLKKFQRQGEQQSAMSGGTRYYVESPFKFRRVGQAGIPMSQPWQHLPKVADDLCFYRGCQVESVNHPTANYHVNTGNRFGGDPSIGAWVNYGLGSPNKDLPGFIVLPELAYPQGGSANWSNGYLPTSLQGTPLRPKGSPILDIAPPDGVTRQHQRENLDFLQQLNERHASLHPSHEDLKARMMNYELAFRMQMQVPEVLNIDDESEQTLRDYGVGVQPTDNFARRCLLARKLVEKGVRFVQVYASTWDSHDYLAKAHGALIPAVDRPIAALIADLKQRGLLEETLIVWMGEFGRTPDNGVRGGGLAYGRDHNPNAMTIWMAGGGVKAGHVIGATDEIGGEAVECVHHIRDFHVTLLRLLGLDDNRLTYYHAGRFKQLSQFGGQVIDELIA; encoded by the coding sequence ATGCTACGCCGCGATTTTTTGTACGGTCTTTCGGCTTCGCTCGGGTCGGCCGCGTTCACCGCGATGTTGGCCGACGCGAACCAGGACACCACTGGGCAATCGCATCAGCGGCAGCCTCATTTCCCGGACGCCAAGGCAAAGCACTGCATCTTTCTTTACATGGAAGGCGGCCCGTCGCACATCGATACGTTCGACCCCAAGCCGACGTTGAACCGGTTGCACCTGAAGAAGTTTCAGCGTCAGGGGGAACAACAATCTGCGATGAGCGGCGGCACACGCTACTACGTCGAAAGCCCGTTCAAGTTCCGCCGCGTCGGACAGGCGGGCATTCCGATGAGCCAACCTTGGCAACATTTGCCCAAGGTCGCCGACGACCTTTGTTTTTATCGCGGATGTCAAGTCGAATCGGTCAACCATCCGACGGCCAACTATCACGTCAACACGGGAAACCGATTTGGCGGTGATCCGTCGATCGGGGCGTGGGTGAACTATGGTCTGGGCAGCCCGAACAAGGATCTTCCAGGCTTCATCGTATTGCCCGAATTGGCGTATCCCCAAGGCGGTTCGGCAAACTGGTCGAACGGTTATCTGCCGACGTCATTGCAGGGCACGCCGCTGCGTCCCAAAGGATCGCCGATCCTGGACATTGCCCCGCCGGACGGTGTCACCCGACAACACCAACGTGAAAACTTGGATTTTCTACAGCAGCTGAATGAACGACACGCATCGTTGCACCCGAGCCATGAAGACCTGAAGGCTCGAATGATGAATTACGAACTGGCGTTTCGCATGCAGATGCAAGTTCCCGAGGTCTTGAATATCGACGACGAATCGGAACAGACGCTGCGCGATTACGGCGTGGGGGTTCAGCCAACGGACAACTTCGCACGCCGATGCTTGTTGGCTCGCAAACTGGTCGAAAAGGGCGTGAGATTTGTGCAAGTTTATGCCAGCACCTGGGATTCCCATGACTACTTGGCCAAGGCACACGGTGCGTTGATTCCCGCGGTCGACCGTCCGATCGCTGCGTTGATCGCCGACTTGAAACAACGTGGATTGCTGGAAGAAACCCTGATCGTTTGGATGGGCGAATTCGGGCGGACGCCGGACAACGGTGTCCGCGGTGGCGGATTGGCCTATGGACGCGACCACAACCCCAACGCGATGACCATCTGGATGGCCGGCGGCGGCGTCAAAGCGGGACACGTCATCGGGGCGACTGATGAAATCGGTGGCGAGGCGGTCGAATGCGTTCACCACATCCGCGATTTTCACGTCACGTTGCTGCGGTTGCTGGGACTGGATGACAACCGACTGACGTACTATCACGCCGGACGCTTCAAACAGCTCAGCCAGTTCGGCGGCCAGGTCATCGATGAACTGATCGCCTGA